In one window of Micromonospora cathayae DNA:
- a CDS encoding LacI family DNA-binding transcriptional regulator, whose protein sequence is MTERGGPRRVRMRDVAVAAGVSASTVANVLSRPDIVAPETRLRVEQAIRRTGFVRSGPARQLRGLPSPIVGSVVLDLANPYFAALNRGVEDRLAEAGCLLLTASTDLRPEKEGQLLDLLQEQAVRGIVIAPIGSDRGALLAASRRGTPVVLVDEPRSGLDLCAAAVDDVLGGRLAAEHLLALGHRRIAYLGATVESGTVTRRRAGVRQAVADAGLDPDDTVVDLRMVLHPPALVDAAAGAVDHLLALRPAPTAVLCLNDTAALGVLRRLHALGRRVPEDVSVVGYDDLPFAALLSPPLTTVRQPTYALGRTAAGLLLDEARPDHTHRQVLFRPELMVRSSTAPPPGEPAADPPPPTARRERR, encoded by the coding sequence GTGACCGAACGCGGCGGGCCACGGCGGGTCCGGATGCGGGACGTCGCCGTGGCGGCGGGAGTGTCCGCCTCGACGGTCGCCAACGTGCTGAGCCGGCCCGACATCGTCGCGCCGGAGACCCGCCTGCGGGTGGAGCAGGCGATCCGGCGTACCGGTTTCGTCCGCAGCGGGCCGGCCCGGCAGCTACGCGGGCTACCGAGCCCGATCGTCGGTAGCGTCGTGCTCGACCTCGCCAACCCGTACTTCGCCGCGTTGAACCGGGGTGTCGAGGACCGGCTCGCCGAGGCGGGCTGCCTCCTGTTGACCGCGAGCACCGACCTGCGTCCGGAGAAGGAGGGACAACTGCTCGACCTGCTCCAGGAGCAGGCGGTACGCGGCATCGTCATCGCGCCGATCGGGTCCGATCGCGGCGCGCTGCTCGCGGCGAGCCGGCGCGGCACCCCGGTGGTGCTGGTCGACGAACCCCGCTCGGGGCTCGACCTGTGCGCGGCGGCGGTCGACGACGTGCTCGGTGGGCGGCTGGCCGCCGAGCACCTGTTGGCGCTGGGCCATCGCCGGATCGCCTACCTGGGCGCGACCGTCGAGTCCGGCACGGTCACCCGGCGTCGCGCCGGGGTACGCCAGGCGGTCGCCGACGCCGGGCTGGATCCCGACGACACCGTCGTCGACCTGCGGATGGTGTTGCATCCTCCGGCCCTCGTGGACGCCGCCGCCGGGGCGGTGGACCACCTGCTGGCGCTGCGTCCCGCGCCCACCGCCGTGCTGTGCCTCAACGACACCGCCGCCCTCGGCGTCCTGCGCCGGCTGCACGCCCTCGGGCGGCGAGTGCCGGAGGACGTCTCCGTCGTCGGGTACGACGATCTGCCGTTCGCGGCCCTGCTGTCACCGCCGCTGACCACCGTGCGGCAGCCGACGTACGCCCTCGGCCGGACCGCCGCCGGGCTGCTGCTGGACGAGGCCCGACCGGACCACACCCACCGGCAGGTCCTGTTCCGCCCGGAGCTGATGGTCCGTTCCTCGACCGCGCCGCCGCCCGGCGAGCCGGCTGCGGATCCGCCGCCGCCGACCGCCCGCCGGGAACGGCGGTAG
- a CDS encoding CPBP family intramembrane glutamic endopeptidase: protein MSTLDRTGTRPVGSRPDRSAVGWPVVVGYALLAYASSWACWLPLLMTGRVVRVGGSATHLPGLLGPALAALLVAAVLARRGRPVGMRARLTRWRIGRWWLVACSPLAMVGLGAAVAALAGDPPAPGDFGLVNGFPQWGVVGVLGLLVLVNGLGEETGWRGFLQPRLQRGLRPLVAVVVLTGIWVGWHLPLFAVLSSYRGFSVGTLVGFTIGILCGAVVLGWLWNRTGSVPAVAVWHALYNLGAATVAATGTMAAVVTTLVIGQAVVLVVAELVTGGRVFAPVPAARDSAHP, encoded by the coding sequence ATGAGCACACTCGACCGCACCGGTACCCGTCCCGTCGGGTCGCGCCCCGACCGGTCCGCCGTCGGCTGGCCGGTGGTCGTCGGGTACGCGCTGCTCGCGTACGCGAGCAGTTGGGCCTGCTGGCTGCCGTTGCTGATGACCGGGCGGGTGGTGCGGGTGGGTGGCTCGGCCACCCACCTGCCCGGCCTGCTCGGGCCGGCGCTCGCCGCCCTGCTGGTCGCGGCGGTGCTGGCCCGGCGGGGCCGGCCGGTGGGGATGCGCGCCCGGTTGACCCGGTGGCGGATCGGCCGGTGGTGGCTGGTGGCGTGCTCCCCGCTGGCCATGGTCGGGCTCGGGGCGGCGGTCGCCGCGCTCGCCGGAGACCCACCCGCGCCCGGTGACTTCGGCCTGGTGAACGGCTTCCCCCAGTGGGGTGTCGTCGGGGTGCTCGGGCTGCTCGTGCTGGTCAACGGACTGGGGGAGGAGACCGGCTGGCGCGGGTTCCTCCAGCCCCGGCTCCAGCGCGGGCTGCGACCCCTGGTCGCGGTCGTGGTGCTCACCGGCATCTGGGTCGGCTGGCACCTGCCGCTCTTCGCCGTCCTCAGCAGCTACCGGGGGTTCTCCGTCGGAACCCTGGTCGGCTTCACCATCGGCATCCTCTGTGGCGCGGTGGTCCTCGGCTGGCTGTGGAACCGTACCGGCAGCGTCCCGGCGGTGGCGGTCTGGCACGCGCTGTACAACCTGGGCGCGGCGACCGTGGCCGCCACCGGGACCATGGCGGCGGTGGTGACCACGCTGGTGATCGGTCAGGCGGTGGTGCTGGTGGTGGCCGAACTGGTCACCGGGGGCCGGGTGTTCGCGCCGGTGCCGGCCGCCCGGGACAGTGCCCACCCGTGA